One stretch of Cedecea neteri DNA includes these proteins:
- a CDS encoding DUF2620 family protein: MKRIGITGLEREAMQNLIERAAPGRFTTQLVSDIDAANYVKRGELHYTIGAFKSGIGPALDVAVAVLGPEKCCTVTRPGSPAREEQIARWVRDGKVAFGIAIENAPHAVPLLVHYLDDA; the protein is encoded by the coding sequence ATGAAACGGATTGGTATTACGGGTCTTGAACGTGAAGCAATGCAGAATTTAATCGAACGGGCTGCGCCCGGCAGGTTTACCACTCAGTTGGTGAGCGACATTGATGCAGCAAATTACGTTAAGCGAGGCGAACTTCATTACACTATCGGCGCATTTAAGTCGGGCATTGGTCCCGCGCTGGACGTTGCTGTAGCCGTACTCGGCCCGGAAAAATGCTGTACCGTGACGCGCCCCGGCTCCCCTGCCAGAGAGGAACAAATCGCCCGCTGGGTGCGGGACGGGAAAGTCGCCTTCGGCATCGCTATTGAAAACGCGCCGCACGCCGTTCCTTTGCTAGTGCACTATCTGGATGATGCCTGA
- the cyaY gene encoding iron donor protein CyaY, which produces MNDSEFHLLADNLWRTIEERLDDWDGDSDLDCEINGGVLTISFENGSKIIINRQEPLHQVWLATKSGGYHFNLKGDEWICDRSGAEFWQLLEEASTQQAGEAVSFR; this is translated from the coding sequence ATGAACGACAGCGAATTCCACCTTTTAGCCGATAACCTGTGGCGTACTATCGAAGAGCGCCTGGATGACTGGGACGGCGATAGCGATCTTGACTGTGAGATCAACGGCGGCGTGCTGACCATCAGCTTTGAAAACGGCAGCAAAATCATCATCAATCGCCAGGAGCCGTTACACCAGGTGTGGCTGGCAACCAAAAGCGGCGGTTATCACTTCAACCTGAAAGGTGACGAGTGGATTTGTGACCGTAGCGGCGCAGAGTTTTGGCAATTGCTGGAAGAAGCCAGCACGCAGCAGGCGGGTGAAGCGGTTAGCTTTCGCTGA
- the cyaA gene encoding class I adenylate cyclase: protein MYLYIETLKQRLDAINQLRVDRALAAMGPAFQQVYSLLPTLLHYHHPLMPGYLDGNVPCGICIYTPDETQRHYLDELELQRGMPPQETPAGELPITGLYSMGSTSSVGQSCSSDLDIWVCHQSWLDNDERQLLQRKCSLLESWAASLGVEVSFFLIDENRFRHNESGSLGGEDCGSTQHILLLDEFYRTAVRLAGKRILWNMVPGDEEEHYDDYVMTLYAQGVLTPNEWLDLGGLSSLSAEEYFGASLWQLYKSIDSPYKAVLKTLLLEAYSWEYPNTRLLAKDIKQRLHDGEIVSFGLDPYCMMLERVTEYLTQIEDHARLDLVRRCFYLKVCEKLSRERTCVGWRREVLSQMVKSWGWDDSRLAMLDNRANWKIDQVREAHNELLDAMMQSYRNLIRFARRNNLSVSASPQDIGVLTRKLYAAFEALPGKVTLVNPQISPDLSEPNLTFIHVPPGRANRSGWYLYNRAPNMDSIVSHQPLEYNRYLNKLVAWAYFNGLLTSRTRLFIKGNGICDLPKLQEMVADVSHHFPLRLPAPTPKALYSPCEIRHLAIIVNLEYDPTAAFRNQVVHFDFRKLDVFSFGEQQQCLIGSVDLLYRNSWNEVRTLHFNGEQAMIEALKTILGKMHQDAAPPDSVEVFCYSQHLRGLIRTRVQQLVSECIEFRLSSTRQEPGRFKALRVSGQTWGLFFERLNVSVQKLENAVEFYGAISHNKLHGLSVQVGTNQVQLPAVVDGFASEGIIQFFFEEASEDQGFNIYILDESNRAEVYHHCEGSKEELVRDVSRFYSSSHDRFTYGSSFINFNLPQFYQIVKVDGRMQVIPFRTQSMATAAPVNPDDNSAPLLQQYQQ, encoded by the coding sequence TTGTACCTCTATATTGAGACACTTAAACAGAGACTGGATGCCATCAACCAACTGCGCGTAGATCGTGCGCTTGCTGCTATGGGGCCTGCCTTTCAACAGGTCTACAGTCTACTGCCAACGTTATTACATTATCATCACCCGCTGATGCCAGGTTACCTTGACGGTAACGTTCCCTGTGGCATTTGCATCTACACGCCTGATGAAACCCAACGCCACTACCTGGACGAACTCGAACTGCAGCGCGGCATGCCGCCTCAGGAGACGCCAGCGGGCGAACTGCCGATCACCGGCCTCTATTCTATGGGCAGCACCTCCTCCGTGGGGCAGAGCTGCTCTTCTGACCTTGATATCTGGGTTTGTCACCAGTCCTGGCTCGATAATGACGAGCGCCAGCTGCTGCAGCGTAAATGCAGCCTGCTGGAAAGCTGGGCGGCGTCCCTTGGCGTCGAGGTTAGCTTCTTCCTGATCGATGAAAACCGCTTCCGCCACAACGAAAGCGGCAGCCTGGGCGGCGAAGACTGCGGTTCTACCCAGCACATCCTGCTGCTGGACGAGTTTTACCGTACGGCCGTGCGTCTGGCCGGGAAACGCATTCTGTGGAACATGGTCCCGGGCGATGAAGAAGAGCATTACGACGATTACGTAATGACCCTTTATGCTCAGGGCGTGCTGACGCCAAACGAGTGGCTGGATCTCGGTGGCTTAAGCTCCCTGTCCGCCGAAGAGTACTTTGGTGCCAGCCTGTGGCAGCTGTATAAAAGCATCGATTCGCCGTATAAGGCGGTGCTGAAAACGCTGCTGCTGGAAGCCTACTCCTGGGAATACCCGAACACCCGCCTGCTGGCTAAAGATATCAAGCAGCGCCTGCACGACGGCGAGATAGTCTCTTTTGGTCTCGACCCGTACTGCATGATGCTGGAGCGCGTTACCGAGTACCTGACGCAAATTGAAGATCATGCGCGCCTGGACCTGGTTCGCCGCTGTTTCTACCTGAAGGTCTGTGAAAAACTCTCGCGTGAGCGCACCTGTGTTGGCTGGCGTCGTGAAGTGTTGAGCCAGATGGTGAAAAGCTGGGGCTGGGACGATAGCCGCCTGGCGATGCTGGATAACCGGGCGAACTGGAAAATCGACCAGGTACGCGAAGCGCATAACGAGCTGCTCGATGCGATGATGCAGAGCTACCGCAACCTGATCCGCTTTGCGCGCCGCAACAACCTTAGCGTTTCGGCCAGCCCGCAGGACATCGGCGTGTTAACGCGTAAGCTGTACGCCGCGTTTGAAGCGCTGCCGGGCAAAGTCACGCTCGTTAACCCGCAAATTTCCCCGGATCTCTCTGAACCGAACCTGACCTTTATCCATGTGCCGCCAGGCCGAGCCAACCGCTCCGGCTGGTATCTCTACAATCGCGCGCCAAACATGGACTCCATCGTCAGCCATCAACCGCTGGAATATAACCGTTATCTTAATAAGCTGGTGGCATGGGCGTACTTTAACGGCCTGCTGACCTCGCGTACCCGCCTGTTTATTAAGGGCAACGGCATTTGTGACTTACCTAAGCTGCAGGAAATGGTGGCGGATGTTTCCCATCACTTCCCGCTGCGTCTCCCGGCCCCAACGCCGAAAGCGTTGTACAGCCCGTGCGAGATTCGCCATCTGGCGATTATCGTCAACCTCGAGTACGACCCGACGGCGGCCTTCCGCAATCAGGTGGTGCACTTCGACTTCCGCAAGCTGGACGTGTTCAGCTTCGGTGAGCAGCAGCAGTGCCTGATTGGCAGCGTTGATCTGCTGTACCGCAACTCGTGGAATGAGGTGCGTACCCTGCACTTCAACGGCGAGCAGGCGATGATCGAAGCGTTAAAAACCATTCTCGGTAAAATGCACCAGGATGCAGCCCCGCCGGATAGCGTCGAGGTCTTCTGCTATAGCCAGCATCTGCGCGGCCTGATTCGTACTCGCGTGCAGCAGCTGGTGTCTGAATGCATCGAATTCCGCCTTTCCAGCACGCGTCAGGAACCGGGCCGCTTCAAAGCGCTGCGCGTTTCCGGCCAGACCTGGGGCCTGTTCTTTGAGCGGCTGAACGTCTCCGTGCAGAAGCTGGAAAACGCCGTTGAGTTCTATGGCGCGATTTCGCACAACAAGCTGCACGGCCTGTCGGTGCAGGTAGGCACCAACCAGGTTCAACTGCCGGCGGTGGTGGATGGCTTTGCCAGTGAAGGGATTATTCAGTTCTTCTTTGAAGAGGCCAGCGAAGATCAGGGCTTCAACATCTATATACTGGATGAGAGCAACCGCGCCGAGGTTTATCACCACTGCGAAGGCAGCAAAGAAGAGCTGGTGCGCGACGTTAGCCGCTTCTACTCCTCGTCCCACGATCGCTTTACTTACGGCTCAAGCTTCATTAACTTCAACCTGCCGCAGTTCTATCAGATTGTGAAGGTTGATGGCCGGATGCAGGTCATTCCGTTCCGCACCCAGTCAATGGCAACAGCCGCGCCGGTCAATCCGGACGATAACTCAGCGCCGCTGCTGCAGCAGTATCAGCAATAA
- the hemC gene encoding hydroxymethylbilane synthase produces MLDNILRIATRQSPLALWQAHYVKQRLEAFHPQLTVELVPMVTRGDVLLDTPLAKVGGKGLFVKELELAMLDGRADIAVHSLKDVPVEFPEGLGLVTICERDDPRDAFVSNHYQTLDELPAGSIVGTSSLRRQCQIAEQRPDLVIRSLRGNLGTRLGKLDKGEYDAIILAVAGLNRLEMQDRIRYALPPEVSLPAVGQGAVGIECRLNDERTKALLAPLNHHETAIRVSAERAMNMRLEGGCQVPIGSYAELKDNELWLRALVGAPDGSVMVRGERRGKPEDAVAMGVSLAEELLDNGAREILADVYDGDAPA; encoded by the coding sequence ATGTTAGACAATATACTCAGAATTGCCACTCGCCAAAGTCCCCTTGCACTCTGGCAAGCACATTATGTTAAGCAGCGCCTGGAAGCCTTCCACCCGCAGCTCACCGTTGAGCTGGTGCCAATGGTCACGCGCGGCGACGTTTTGCTGGATACCCCGCTTGCCAAAGTGGGCGGTAAAGGACTGTTCGTTAAAGAGCTGGAGCTGGCAATGCTGGACGGGCGCGCGGACATCGCCGTGCACTCGCTTAAGGATGTCCCGGTGGAATTCCCTGAAGGTCTTGGGCTGGTCACCATCTGCGAGCGTGACGATCCCCGCGACGCCTTTGTCTCCAATCATTACCAAACGCTGGATGAGCTTCCGGCCGGCAGTATCGTGGGCACCTCAAGCCTGCGTCGCCAGTGCCAGATAGCCGAACAGCGTCCCGATTTAGTGATTCGCTCCCTGCGCGGCAATCTCGGTACCCGTTTGGGTAAGTTAGATAAGGGCGAATACGATGCCATTATTCTTGCCGTCGCCGGGCTAAACCGCCTTGAGATGCAGGATCGCATTCGCTACGCTCTGCCGCCGGAAGTGTCTCTGCCCGCCGTCGGTCAGGGTGCAGTTGGCATTGAATGCCGCCTGAACGATGAGCGCACCAAAGCGCTGCTGGCTCCGCTGAATCACCATGAAACCGCCATTCGCGTCAGCGCAGAACGCGCGATGAATATGCGCCTTGAAGGCGGCTGCCAGGTGCCAATCGGTAGCTATGCCGAGCTGAAAGATAATGAACTCTGGCTTCGCGCATTAGTCGGCGCGCCTGACGGTTCCGTGATGGTACGCGGCGAACGCCGTGGTAAACCGGAAGATGCCGTAGCCATGGGCGTTTCACTGGCGGAGGAGCTGCTGGATAACGGTGCTCGGGAGATCCTCGCTGACGTTTATGATGGAGATGCTCCCGCATGA
- the hemD gene encoding uroporphyrinogen-III synthase: MTILVTRPSPAGEELVSRLRALGQVAYSFPLIEFSPGRQLSQLPAQLAALAPGDLVFVLSQHVIDYAAPLLRRSGIPWPDKLSWFAIGRTTALAFHTVSHIPVRYPQDRETSEVLLQLPELQNVAGKRALILRGNGGRELLGETLEARGAEVSFCECYQRSAIIYDGIEEANRWHARGISTLVVTSGEMLQQLYMLTPDWYRENWLLRCRLLVVSERLADLAREMGWQNIRVAANADNDALLRALQHT, from the coding sequence ATGACGATCCTTGTCACCCGCCCCTCCCCTGCCGGGGAAGAGTTAGTGAGCCGTCTGCGCGCACTCGGGCAGGTGGCGTATAGCTTCCCGCTTATCGAGTTCTCGCCCGGCCGGCAGCTGTCACAGCTTCCGGCCCAGCTTGCGGCGCTTGCGCCCGGCGATCTGGTCTTTGTTCTTTCGCAGCACGTGATTGACTATGCCGCCCCTCTTTTGCGCCGCAGCGGTATCCCCTGGCCAGATAAACTAAGCTGGTTTGCCATAGGCCGGACAACCGCGCTGGCTTTTCATACCGTCAGCCATATTCCCGTTCGTTACCCACAAGATCGGGAAACCAGCGAAGTCTTGCTACAATTACCTGAATTACAGAATGTTGCCGGCAAACGCGCGTTAATTTTACGTGGAAACGGCGGGCGTGAACTGCTGGGTGAAACGCTCGAGGCACGAGGCGCTGAAGTCAGCTTCTGTGAGTGTTATCAGCGAAGCGCTATTATTTACGATGGAATAGAAGAAGCTAACCGCTGGCATGCGCGAGGGATCTCGACGCTGGTGGTCACCAGCGGTGAAATGCTGCAGCAGCTGTACATGCTAACGCCCGACTGGTATCGCGAAAACTGGCTACTTCGCTGCCGGTTGCTGGTTGTCAGCGAGCGCTTAGCGGACCTTGCCCGGGAAATGGGCTGGCAGAATATTCGGGTCGCCGCGAATGCGGACAATGACGCGCTGCTACGTGCGTTACAACACACCTAA
- the hemX gene encoding uroporphyrinogen-III C-methyltransferase: MTEQNNSSAMVEETTPAVETPSQPEPATKKNRSGVAGIALGAIAIAIALALGGGLYSYGKHQVSTQTATSDALANQLIALQKQQETQKSEFDATLKQQATALSDANKQQAALAHQLDEVQQKVATISGSDSKTWLLAQADFLVKLAGRKLWSDQDVTTAAALLKSADASLADMNDPSLITARRALTDDISTLSTVTQVDYDGIILKLNQLSNGLDNLRLADNDSDDSPMDSDSGELSGTITEWRQNLVKSWHSFMDSFITIRRRDETAVPLLAPNQDIYLRENIRSRLLVAAQAVPRHQEDTYKQALDNVSTWVRAYYDTNDSATKAFLEELDGLSQQSIHMDIPQTLQSQALLEKLMQTRVRNLLAQPASPAIDNAQPEAAPAQPAPAAGQGE, translated from the coding sequence ATGACGGAACAAAATAACTCCTCCGCCATGGTTGAGGAAACCACACCCGCGGTGGAGACGCCATCGCAGCCCGAGCCAGCGACGAAGAAAAATCGTTCCGGCGTGGCGGGTATCGCGCTGGGAGCGATTGCCATTGCGATTGCTCTGGCGTTAGGCGGCGGGCTTTATAGCTATGGCAAACATCAGGTATCAACCCAGACGGCGACCAGCGATGCGCTGGCTAATCAGCTGATTGCCCTGCAGAAGCAGCAGGAAACGCAGAAGAGCGAATTTGATGCCACGCTGAAACAGCAGGCTACCGCACTCAGCGATGCCAATAAGCAGCAGGCAGCCCTGGCGCACCAGTTAGATGAAGTGCAGCAAAAGGTCGCGACAATTTCCGGCAGTGACTCGAAAACCTGGCTGCTGGCACAGGCTGACTTCCTCGTGAAGCTTGCGGGCCGTAAGCTGTGGAGCGATCAGGACGTTACAACAGCCGCGGCGCTGTTAAAAAGCGCCGATGCCAGCCTGGCCGATATGAACGACCCGAGCCTAATCACCGCTCGCCGTGCGCTAACGGATGATATTTCAACGCTGTCTACGGTGACCCAGGTCGACTACGACGGGATTATTCTTAAGCTGAATCAGCTCTCTAACGGCCTGGATAACCTGCGTCTTGCCGATAACGACAGCGATGATTCACCGATGGATTCTGACAGCGGCGAGCTGTCAGGCACGATTACCGAATGGCGTCAGAACCTGGTGAAAAGCTGGCATAGCTTTATGGATAGCTTTATCACTATCCGCCGCCGCGATGAAACTGCAGTGCCGCTGCTGGCACCGAATCAGGATATTTACCTGCGCGAAAATATTCGCTCCCGCCTGCTGGTCGCCGCGCAGGCTGTACCACGCCATCAGGAAGATACCTACAAGCAGGCCCTGGACAATGTGTCTACCTGGGTGCGTGCCTATTACGATACGAATGATTCAGCCACCAAAGCATTCCTTGAAGAGCTTGATGGCCTGAGCCAGCAAAGCATCCATATGGATATCCCGCAAACGCTGCAAAGCCAGGCGCTGCTGGAAAAATTGATGCAAACCCGAGTACGTAATTTACTTGCCCAGCCGGCAAGCCCTGCGATCGATAACGCACAGCCAGAGGCAGCGCCAGCACAACCTGCGCCTGCCGCAGGCCAGGGGGAATAA
- the hemY gene encoding protoheme IX biogenesis protein HemY: MIKVLLLFLLLIAGIVLGPILAGHQGYVLIQTDNYNVETSVTGLVIILILTMVVLFAIEWVLRRIFRTGARTRGWFLGRKRSRARKQTKAALLKLAEGDYQQVEKLMSKNADHAEQPVVNYLLAAEAAQQRGDEIRANQHLERAAELADNDQLPVEITRVRLQLARNENHAARHGIDKLLEVAPRHPEVLRLAEQAYLRTGAWSSLLDILPAMEKVQIGDEAHREVLQQQAWIGLMDQAMADQGNDGLKAWWRNQSRKTRHQTTLQVAMAEHLIECDDHDAAQEIIIDGLKRQYDDRLVLLMPRLKSGNPEQLEKVLRQQIKTQGDRPLLQSTLGQLLMKHGEWQQASDAFREAIKQRPDAYDYAWLADSLDKLHKPEEAATMRRDGLLLTLQNNSNP, encoded by the coding sequence ATGATTAAAGTCTTATTGCTCTTCCTGCTGCTGATTGCAGGCATCGTTCTGGGCCCAATACTGGCAGGTCACCAGGGTTACGTATTAATCCAGACCGACAACTACAACGTTGAAACCAGCGTAACCGGCCTGGTCATTATTCTGATCCTGACGATGGTGGTGCTGTTTGCTATCGAATGGGTATTGCGCCGTATTTTCCGTACCGGTGCCCGTACCCGCGGTTGGTTCCTGGGCCGCAAGCGCAGCCGTGCCCGTAAGCAAACTAAAGCCGCACTGCTAAAACTGGCCGAAGGCGATTATCAGCAGGTTGAGAAGCTGATGAGCAAGAATGCCGACCACGCTGAACAGCCGGTGGTGAACTATCTGCTTGCCGCAGAGGCAGCTCAACAGCGCGGCGATGAGATTCGCGCCAATCAGCATCTTGAGCGCGCGGCCGAACTGGCGGATAACGATCAGCTCCCGGTCGAAATCACACGCGTTCGTTTGCAGCTGGCACGTAATGAAAACCACGCGGCACGCCACGGCATTGATAAGCTTCTGGAGGTCGCACCTCGCCATCCTGAAGTCCTTCGTCTGGCCGAGCAGGCTTATTTGAGAACCGGCGCGTGGAGTTCGCTGCTGGATATTCTACCCGCAATGGAGAAAGTGCAGATCGGCGATGAAGCCCACCGTGAAGTACTCCAGCAGCAGGCCTGGATCGGGCTCATGGATCAGGCGATGGCCGATCAGGGCAACGATGGCCTGAAGGCCTGGTGGCGGAATCAAAGTCGGAAAACGCGTCACCAGACAACGCTGCAGGTGGCAATGGCCGAACATCTCATCGAGTGCGACGATCATGATGCCGCGCAGGAGATAATCATCGACGGGCTGAAGCGCCAGTACGACGATCGCCTGGTGTTATTGATGCCGCGCCTGAAGTCGGGTAATCCGGAGCAGTTAGAGAAAGTCCTGCGTCAGCAGATCAAAACTCAGGGCGATCGTCCTCTGCTGCAAAGCACGCTGGGACAGTTGCTGATGAAACATGGCGAATGGCAGCAGGCAAGCGACGCATTCCGTGAGGCCATTAAGCAACGTCCGGATGCTTATGATTACGCCTGGCTGGCAGATTCTCTCGATAAACTGCACAAGCCTGAAGAAGCGGCAACCATGCGCCGTGATGGCCTGCTGCTGACCCTGCAGAACAATTCCAATCCATAA